A genomic segment from Legionella quinlivanii encodes:
- the hemJ gene encoding protoporphyrinogen oxidase HemJ encodes MLFLWLKAFHIIAMVAWFAGLFYLPRLFIYHNEARDKVSIERFKVMEYRLFYAITYPAAIVTTILGIGLISMNWHYYSNAVWMWLKLFLVLLLWGYHIHCGIYLKRFRDDNNKLSTRFFRIFNEIPTLFLILIVILVVTRPF; translated from the coding sequence ATGTTATTTTTGTGGCTCAAAGCGTTTCATATCATTGCCATGGTCGCCTGGTTTGCTGGATTATTTTACTTGCCAAGGCTCTTCATTTACCACAATGAAGCTCGCGACAAAGTGAGTATCGAGCGCTTCAAGGTGATGGAATATCGGCTGTTTTATGCAATCACTTATCCTGCTGCAATTGTGACCACTATACTGGGCATTGGTTTAATTTCAATGAACTGGCATTACTATTCAAACGCCGTTTGGATGTGGCTCAAACTGTTTTTGGTCCTTCTACTTTGGGGATATCATATTCATTGCGGAATTTATTTAAAACGGTTTCGGGACGATAACAATAAACTTTCTACACGGTTCTTCAGAATTTTTAATGAAATACCGACATTATTTTTAATTTTGATCGTTATTCTGGTTGTCACCAGGCCGTTCTAG
- a CDS encoding FUSC family protein yields MALRNTTKIAWQAATAITIAEILSYFLNLERGYWITLTAMALTTQSWGESLKRSLERVSMTILGGAGGTLLYWLTPQNQYVILGIMLLFVFFAVYLFQIFHLAAMIALTGFVVYLFAMFGDWNLYLLRERILDTALGAAIALTVSTYCMPVRTNVVDLFVGYIEKIQASLSNEFLNRPITSQPVTVQQLYLEYQLIRKNALSISYEVLFHRINRKDFHLLLTQTAFCTHYVVGLIEAYSWLSSYINEEDKKRILLAVDTTINNLDTLKKRLKKETHTAMLPAISIIDILTKAIKADPARFSTLESKSLGFFNLMYFFTRLNTRLNEIYSLLEKVKK; encoded by the coding sequence ATGGCGCTTCGCAATACCACTAAAATAGCATGGCAGGCTGCAACAGCAATTACCATCGCGGAAATTTTAAGTTATTTTCTTAATCTGGAAAGAGGATATTGGATTACCCTGACAGCAATGGCATTGACTACCCAATCCTGGGGAGAGAGTCTGAAACGCTCACTGGAACGGGTAAGTATGACAATTCTTGGCGGCGCGGGTGGTACGTTATTGTATTGGCTAACCCCGCAGAATCAGTATGTAATTCTTGGGATCATGCTATTGTTTGTATTTTTCGCAGTGTATCTTTTTCAGATTTTTCATTTGGCGGCAATGATTGCCCTGACGGGCTTTGTAGTTTACTTATTCGCCATGTTTGGCGACTGGAATCTGTATTTACTGCGAGAAAGAATTCTGGATACAGCGCTTGGTGCTGCGATCGCATTGACCGTATCCACGTATTGTATGCCGGTAAGAACCAATGTAGTTGATTTGTTTGTGGGCTATATAGAAAAAATTCAAGCTTCGTTGTCCAATGAATTCCTTAATCGGCCAATTACTTCACAACCTGTGACCGTTCAGCAATTATATCTTGAATATCAGCTGATACGAAAAAACGCGTTGTCAATCAGCTATGAAGTCCTTTTTCATCGTATTAACCGCAAGGATTTTCATCTTTTACTGACGCAAACCGCTTTTTGTACTCACTATGTAGTGGGACTGATAGAGGCCTATTCCTGGCTTTCCTCCTATATCAATGAAGAGGATAAAAAACGAATTTTACTGGCTGTGGATACCACAATAAACAATCTGGATACACTAAAAAAGCGTCTGAAAAAAGAAACTCACACGGCAATGCTGCCTGCGATTAGCATTATTGATATATTGACGAAGGCAATTAAGGCAGATCCTGCCCGATTTTCTACACTGGAAAGCAAATCTCTGGGATTTTTTAATCTGATGTATTTTTTTACACGATTAAATACACGTCTGAATGAAATTTATTCCTTATTGGAAAAGGTCAAGAAATGA
- a CDS encoding virulence RhuM family protein: protein MANETVWLTLNQMVQLFGRDKSVISRHLSNIFKINELDKNSVVANFATTASDGKTYQVDYYNLDAIISVGYRVNSKEGVQFRKWASNIFKEHLIRSYTDNENRLNQQGIHDLQQSVELLQKTLINHELINDLGQEAIQIILAYTKAWDLLLAYDEGKLKLPTKSKQTTSKLTYQAALSAIESLKQELRTRNEQQNCLVKSVMVGWIVY from the coding sequence TTGGCTAACGAAACTGTGTGGCTTACTTTGAATCAAATGGTACAACTATTTGGACGTGATAAATCAGTTATCTCACGACACTTGAGTAATATATTTAAAATAAATGAATTAGATAAAAATTCAGTTGTTGCAAATTTTGCAACAACTGCCTCAGATGGTAAAACTTACCAAGTTGATTACTATAATCTTGATGCCATTATTTCTGTTGGCTACCGAGTAAATTCTAAAGAAGGCGTTCAATTCAGAAAATGGGCTAGCAACATATTCAAAGAACATTTAATTCGCAGTTATACAGACAATGAGAACCGTTTAAACCAACAAGGCATTCATGATTTACAACAATCCGTTGAATTATTGCAGAAAACATTGATCAACCATGAATTGATTAATGACCTAGGCCAAGAAGCCATTCAAATAATTTTAGCCTATACTAAAGCTTGGGATTTACTTCTAGCCTATGATGAAGGAAAACTCAAATTACCAACGAAAAGTAAACAAACGACATCCAAGTTAACTTATCAAGCAGCTTTATCAGCAATTGAGTCTTTAAAACAAGAATTGCGTACACGTAACGAGCAACAGAATTGTTTGGTAAAGAGCGTGATGGTGGGCTGGATAGTATATTAA
- the hemH gene encoding ferrochelatase codes for MKKGILLTNLGTPASDSISDVRRYLREFLHDKRVIDLPAAIRTILVECFILPFRPKKSAHAYQSIWSDDGSPLLRISEKIAQKLQQKLGENYVVSLGMRYGSPTLEQALEPLKDLREITIIPLFPEYSSAATGSAVEATLNKIMSWQIIPELRIIRDFYQHHDFIEAYADQIRQTPASYYLFSYHGLPERQLIKGGCAEICNPVCEPINNANHFCYRAQCYETTRLITQKLGLTESQYTQSFQSRLGKTPWIRPYTDEMLTKLANDGITDLAVVCPSFVADCLETLEEIGIQAQRQWQQLTGQRLKVIPCVNDNDKFIDLLVDLSR; via the coding sequence ATGAAGAAAGGGATATTACTGACCAATTTAGGCACTCCAGCATCCGATAGTATCTCTGATGTCAGACGGTATTTGCGAGAGTTCTTGCACGATAAGCGCGTTATAGACCTGCCTGCTGCTATACGAACCATTTTAGTGGAATGTTTTATTCTGCCTTTTCGACCCAAAAAATCAGCGCATGCCTATCAATCCATTTGGAGTGATGATGGCTCTCCTTTGTTGCGCATTAGTGAAAAGATTGCCCAAAAACTACAGCAAAAACTGGGTGAGAACTATGTTGTTTCCTTAGGTATGCGCTATGGAAGTCCTACTCTTGAACAGGCATTAGAGCCTTTAAAAGACTTGCGGGAAATAACCATTATCCCATTGTTCCCTGAATATTCCTCTGCAGCAACAGGCAGTGCAGTTGAAGCGACCCTCAATAAAATCATGTCCTGGCAGATTATACCGGAGTTACGCATTATCAGGGATTTTTATCAGCATCACGATTTTATTGAAGCCTATGCGGATCAAATCCGGCAAACCCCTGCTAGCTATTATCTATTTAGCTACCATGGTCTGCCTGAGCGCCAGCTGATTAAGGGCGGCTGCGCCGAAATCTGCAACCCCGTGTGTGAGCCCATCAATAATGCGAATCATTTTTGCTACCGAGCTCAATGCTATGAAACAACGCGATTGATCACACAAAAACTCGGGTTAACTGAATCCCAGTATACCCAAAGTTTTCAATCCCGCCTTGGTAAAACACCCTGGATTAGACCTTACACCGATGAAATGCTAACTAAACTTGCCAATGATGGCATAACTGATCTGGCTGTTGTTTGCCCCTCTTTTGTGGCTGATTGTCTGGAAACTCTGGAGGAAATCGGTATACAGGCTCAAAGGCAATGGCAGCAGTTAACTGGCCAGCGTTTGAAAGTAATTCCCTGTGTTAATGACAATGACAAATTTATCGATTTGCTGGTGGATCTTTCCAGGTAA
- the trpS gene encoding tryptophan--tRNA ligase has product MKKIILTGDRPTGKLHLGHYVGSLVNRVKLQDEYEQYVMIADIQALTDNFENPGKIVDNLYEVALDYLSIGIEPGKSTIFIQSHIPELAELTVYYLNLVTLGRLERNPTVKSEIQQKGYDSSIPAGFLCYPVSQAADITAFKAEAVPVGEDQVPMIEQTNEIVRRFNRIYNTDCLKEAKPILSKTSRLVGIDGQSKASKSLGNAIFLSDTPEEIKRKVFLMFTDPAHLKISDPGKVEGNVVFEYLSAFHPDPEEVNELKAQYRKGGLGDSTIKNLLNTSLQAMLEPIREKRNSFKRSEVMDIIISGTAAAKKVAEKTLGEVRNAIGLRYFDI; this is encoded by the coding sequence ATGAAAAAAATTATATTAACTGGCGATCGCCCCACAGGTAAACTACATCTTGGTCATTACGTTGGTTCTTTAGTCAATCGAGTTAAGCTGCAAGATGAATACGAGCAGTATGTAATGATTGCTGATATACAGGCGCTAACTGATAATTTTGAGAACCCTGGTAAGATAGTAGATAATCTTTATGAGGTAGCATTAGATTACTTATCAATTGGGATTGAACCAGGAAAGAGCACAATATTCATACAATCCCATATTCCTGAGCTTGCAGAACTCACTGTCTATTATCTGAATCTTGTCACTTTAGGGCGACTCGAAAGAAATCCTACTGTTAAATCTGAAATTCAGCAGAAAGGATATGATTCCTCCATACCCGCAGGTTTTCTTTGCTATCCAGTCAGTCAGGCAGCAGATATTACCGCATTTAAAGCAGAGGCAGTTCCTGTGGGAGAAGATCAGGTTCCCATGATTGAACAAACCAATGAAATAGTGAGACGGTTTAATAGAATTTATAATACCGATTGCCTAAAAGAAGCAAAACCAATTTTAAGTAAAACCTCTCGCCTGGTTGGGATAGATGGTCAATCCAAGGCAAGTAAATCCCTAGGGAATGCGATTTTTCTTTCTGACACACCCGAAGAAATAAAGCGCAAGGTTTTTTTAATGTTCACTGACCCAGCTCATTTAAAAATAAGTGACCCTGGGAAGGTTGAAGGAAATGTTGTGTTTGAATACCTTAGTGCATTTCATCCGGATCCAGAAGAGGTCAATGAACTAAAGGCACAATATAGGAAAGGCGGACTGGGAGACTCGACAATTAAAAACCTGTTAAACACTAGTTTACAGGCAATGCTTGAACCAATAAGGGAAAAGAGAAATAGTTTTAAGCGTAGTGAAGTAATGGACATTATCATTTCTGGCACTGCTGCAGCTAAAAAAGTAGCAGAAAAAACGCTTGGAGAGGTTCGGAATGCTATTGGATTACGGTATTTTGATATTTGA
- a CDS encoding biliverdin-producing heme oxygenase, with amino-acid sequence MMAADSLVNRLHINPKHELASNTPFMLRMLFKKENDLPEKTDIVNLFIQYIPLYKAMETRLEELTKERAVSYLNIFCKEPWLNRSHLVEEDISEMINYVPDEEQHKLLPIDYTFPATKAMANAVEKADPMHLLTYLTVRNLADCYGGQALGRLNQRAFGEEHPLSARFYKSASRQARNLGEEVNNLNLSREEEHKLMQISDDFFQMHIDLFEEMEARRHNA; translated from the coding sequence ATGATGGCAGCAGATAGTCTCGTAAATCGCTTACACATTAATCCCAAGCATGAGTTAGCATCCAATACGCCGTTTATGCTCAGGATGTTGTTTAAAAAAGAAAATGATTTACCAGAAAAAACCGATATAGTTAATTTGTTTATTCAGTACATTCCACTTTATAAAGCGATGGAAACTCGATTGGAAGAGCTCACTAAAGAGAGAGCAGTGAGTTATCTGAATATTTTTTGTAAGGAACCATGGCTTAATCGATCCCATTTAGTTGAAGAAGATATTTCCGAAATGATTAACTATGTGCCTGATGAAGAGCAGCACAAACTTTTGCCGATAGACTACACATTTCCAGCAACCAAGGCTATGGCAAACGCTGTGGAGAAAGCAGATCCAATGCATTTATTAACTTATCTCACAGTTAGAAACCTGGCTGACTGCTATGGGGGGCAGGCACTGGGCCGCTTAAACCAGAGGGCATTTGGTGAGGAGCATCCGCTAAGCGCCAGGTTTTATAAAAGTGCATCACGACAAGCTAGAAACCTGGGCGAAGAGGTGAATAACCTGAATCTTTCCAGGGAAGAAGAACATAAGCTAATGCAAATTAGCGATGATTTTTTTCAAATGCATATCGACTTGTTTGAGGAAATGGAGGCAAGGAGACATAATGCATAA
- a CDS encoding type II toxin-antitoxin system death-on-curing family toxin: protein MFGKERDGGLDSILNNIEQTFDSEPLYSTPEEKAAHLLYFIIKDHPFTDGNKRIGSFMFLLYLKSQNLPIKFNENGLVALALLVAESNPSQKDILIRLVVNLLIDKPY from the coding sequence TTGTTTGGTAAAGAGCGTGATGGTGGGCTGGATAGTATATTAAATAACATCGAACAAACTTTTGATAGCGAACCTTTATATAGCACACCAGAAGAAAAAGCAGCTCATTTGTTATACTTTATTATCAAAGATCATCCCTTCACTGATGGAAATAAACGAATTGGAAGCTTTATGTTTTTGTTATATCTTAAATCACAAAATTTGCCGATTAAATTCAATGAAAATGGTTTAGTAGCACTTGCTCTATTAGTTGCAGAAAGTAATCCAAGTCAGAAAGATATTCTGATTCGATTAGTTGTTAATTTACTAATTGATAAACCTTATTAG
- a CDS encoding MlaE family ABC transporter permease gives MTKVLSDAGLKYDEEAQRYECTGSWTVSTLNGFIEAVQKEKLPESDSLHISGKQLKHFDSAGALALHNFILFLNQQNKKAELEDFNTQQSELLKLIAEKQEVLDFHVPPAKPQPILEMIGQETIHKINQADGFIILLGDLSTKLFEAFGQWRRFQFPSIVSIIDSAGIKALPIVGLLSFLIGVVLAYQMGLQLQTYGANIFIAYLSGMAIFREFAPLITAIIVAGRTSSAFTAQIGSMKINEEIDALYTMGLSPTELLVMPKVIGLLIVFPLLIFWSDVFSVFGAMFMSKWMLGVNHFDFLARLKDSVGLSQLMLGLYKAPAFAFLIALVGCFQGFQVESSADSVGSQTTKSVVQALFLIIIADAVFSVVYSWMDL, from the coding sequence ATGACTAAAGTACTCTCAGACGCCGGGCTGAAATATGATGAAGAAGCTCAGCGATACGAATGCACAGGATCCTGGACTGTCTCCACTCTAAACGGCTTCATTGAGGCGGTGCAAAAAGAAAAACTGCCAGAATCGGATAGCTTGCATATCAGTGGAAAACAACTTAAGCACTTTGATAGTGCAGGCGCATTAGCGCTTCACAATTTTATTTTATTCCTGAACCAGCAGAACAAAAAAGCCGAGCTTGAAGATTTTAATACCCAGCAATCGGAATTGCTTAAACTGATTGCTGAAAAACAGGAAGTACTTGATTTTCATGTGCCTCCGGCAAAACCTCAACCTATTCTTGAAATGATTGGGCAGGAAACCATTCATAAAATTAATCAGGCGGACGGTTTTATTATTTTGCTTGGCGATCTGAGCACCAAACTGTTTGAAGCATTCGGCCAATGGCGGCGTTTTCAGTTCCCGAGCATTGTTTCCATTATCGATTCAGCCGGGATCAAAGCCTTGCCGATTGTGGGACTGCTTTCTTTTTTAATTGGTGTTGTGCTGGCTTACCAGATGGGGCTTCAGCTGCAAACTTATGGAGCCAACATCTTTATTGCTTATTTATCAGGAATGGCAATTTTCAGAGAGTTCGCCCCGCTGATTACCGCCATTATCGTAGCGGGCCGCACCAGCTCTGCATTTACGGCTCAGATTGGCAGCATGAAAATCAATGAAGAAATTGACGCCCTTTATACAATGGGCTTATCCCCTACTGAGTTGCTGGTCATGCCCAAAGTCATTGGCCTGCTGATTGTATTTCCCTTACTGATTTTCTGGTCCGATGTATTCAGCGTTTTTGGAGCGATGTTCATGTCAAAATGGATGCTTGGCGTCAATCATTTCGACTTTCTCGCCCGCCTGAAAGATTCAGTCGGCTTATCTCAATTGATGTTAGGCCTTTATAAAGCTCCTGCCTTCGCCTTTCTTATTGCGTTGGTAGGCTGTTTTCAGGGGTTTCAGGTGGAATCCAGCGCTGACAGCGTCGGGAGTCAAACGACCAAAAGTGTGGTCCAGGCCTTGTTCCTGATTATCATTGCCGACGCTGTCTTCTCAGTGGTTTACAGCTGGATGGATTTGTAA
- the hemL gene encoding glutamate-1-semialdehyde 2,1-aminomutase produces the protein MYKQSEIEFQKSSALIPGGVNSPVRAFKGVGGHPVFFKDAKGAYLTDVDDQRYIDYIGSWGPMILGHGNEQVVNAVIQAAQKTLSFGAPSVNETELAQQIIEMMPAIEKIRMLNSGTEAAMTAVRLARGFTQKDKIIKFNGCYHGHSDGLLAKAGSGMLTLGIPSTPGIPKSVTEHTLVAEYNNIEDVEACFEQYKDDIAAVIIEPIAGNMGFVRADKQFLLQLRELCNKNQTVLIFDEVMSGFRVARGGAQSIYAIEPDLTTLGKVIGGGMPVGALGGRKEIMDYLAPLGPVYQAGTLSGSPVAMAAGLATLMQLDDQVYQLLAERSKALVNGLIERAQARNVPLIADYEGGMFGFFFTEEPEVRNFNQVQKSNESRFKTFYHGMLKSGIYLAPSMYEAGFVSCCHGEEEIAKTLDAAEEVFKTL, from the coding sequence ATGTATAAACAATCTGAAATAGAGTTTCAAAAATCTTCTGCGCTGATTCCAGGAGGTGTTAATTCCCCTGTCAGAGCATTTAAAGGAGTCGGCGGGCATCCTGTTTTTTTTAAAGACGCAAAAGGGGCTTATTTAACTGATGTGGATGATCAACGTTACATTGATTACATTGGTTCCTGGGGGCCTATGATCCTGGGGCATGGTAATGAACAAGTTGTTAACGCAGTCATACAGGCCGCTCAAAAAACCTTAAGTTTTGGGGCGCCCTCGGTAAATGAAACCGAACTGGCACAGCAGATAATTGAAATGATGCCGGCGATTGAAAAAATCCGCATGCTAAACTCAGGCACAGAAGCCGCTATGACAGCTGTTCGCCTTGCTCGCGGCTTCACCCAAAAAGATAAAATTATAAAATTTAATGGTTGTTATCATGGACATAGCGATGGATTATTGGCCAAGGCCGGATCAGGGATGCTGACTCTGGGTATTCCATCCACGCCGGGCATACCCAAAAGTGTGACCGAACATACCCTGGTGGCAGAATATAACAATATAGAAGATGTTGAAGCCTGCTTTGAGCAGTATAAAGACGATATTGCGGCGGTTATCATCGAGCCTATCGCAGGAAACATGGGCTTTGTGCGCGCAGATAAACAATTCCTGCTGCAATTAAGAGAGCTTTGTAATAAAAATCAGACCGTTTTGATTTTTGACGAGGTCATGAGCGGTTTTCGTGTGGCTCGCGGCGGTGCCCAGTCGATCTATGCTATTGAACCGGATTTGACGACGCTTGGAAAAGTGATTGGTGGAGGAATGCCCGTGGGTGCCTTGGGCGGCAGGAAAGAGATCATGGATTATCTGGCTCCGCTGGGTCCAGTCTATCAGGCGGGAACACTGTCGGGTTCTCCGGTTGCTATGGCGGCAGGATTGGCGACCCTGATGCAGCTTGATGATCAGGTATACCAGTTATTGGCTGAACGCTCGAAAGCACTGGTTAATGGCTTAATTGAGCGGGCTCAGGCCAGAAATGTTCCTCTGATTGCTGACTACGAAGGAGGAATGTTCGGATTTTTCTTTACAGAAGAGCCTGAAGTCCGTAATTTTAACCAGGTACAGAAAAGCAATGAATCACGATTCAAAACATTTTATCATGGCATGTTGAAATCAGGGATTTATCTTGCACCGTCTATGTATGAAGCGGGATTTGTATCCTGTTGTCACGGAGAAGAAGAGATTGCCAAAACCCTTGATGCAGCTGAAGAAGTGTTTAAGACTTTATAA
- a CDS encoding hydroxymethylglutaryl-CoA reductase, degradative has product MPISNQASQLFQGFSRLNREERFNRLLELGALTSEDVSYLRAGGIHDISLADKLIENVIGYFQLPLGVATNFRIDHQDYIIPLAVEETSIIAALSKTAKWIRQQGEITTWVDGECIIGQIQLAKVKNFARFEALFQQNKQMLIQKANEDVATNMVKRGGGVRDLHLRHLVRDDGADMAIIHLMMNSCDAMGANIINQVLEYLKTPIENLSGEQVSMCILSNLNDQKLTTARVVINEVDDELGERLQEASLFAEKDPYRAATHNKGVMNGIDPVLIATGNDWRAVEAGIHAYAAHSGQYRAITRWRYKNGQLTGQLTAPLIVGTVGGVTALHPTASMCLRMMGVDSANHLARIIAAVGLVQNLGALKALCTEGIIQGHMKLHIDNLLLVAGANEDEMPLLKDKLQSWLSLNKRVSLKNAQELLAEIRKG; this is encoded by the coding sequence ATGCCGATTAGTAATCAAGCCAGCCAATTATTTCAGGGTTTCTCCAGATTGAATCGCGAGGAACGATTTAATCGATTATTGGAGTTAGGCGCTTTAACTAGCGAGGATGTGTCTTACCTGAGAGCGGGGGGGATACATGACATTAGCCTCGCCGATAAACTAATTGAGAATGTAATTGGCTATTTTCAATTGCCTCTGGGGGTTGCTACCAATTTTCGTATTGATCATCAGGATTATATTATTCCACTCGCGGTGGAAGAAACTTCAATCATTGCGGCTTTATCCAAAACTGCGAAATGGATAAGGCAACAGGGTGAAATAACAACCTGGGTCGATGGGGAATGCATTATTGGACAAATTCAGTTAGCCAAAGTCAAAAATTTTGCACGATTTGAAGCCTTGTTTCAGCAAAACAAGCAAATGTTAATTCAAAAAGCCAATGAAGACGTTGCTACCAATATGGTGAAGCGAGGCGGCGGAGTGAGAGATTTGCATTTGCGTCATTTGGTTCGTGATGACGGAGCTGATATGGCCATTATTCATCTGATGATGAATAGTTGTGATGCAATGGGAGCAAATATTATCAATCAGGTACTGGAATATTTGAAAACCCCGATTGAGAACTTAAGTGGTGAACAAGTCTCCATGTGCATTTTGTCCAATCTTAATGATCAGAAATTAACTACGGCGCGTGTCGTTATTAATGAGGTTGATGACGAATTAGGCGAGCGTCTGCAGGAAGCGTCTTTGTTTGCGGAAAAAGATCCTTACCGCGCTGCAACTCATAATAAAGGGGTTATGAACGGTATTGATCCGGTTTTAATTGCAACGGGAAATGACTGGAGAGCAGTGGAGGCAGGAATCCACGCCTATGCAGCTCACAGCGGCCAATATCGTGCTATTACCCGCTGGCGTTATAAGAATGGTCAATTAACCGGGCAATTAACGGCGCCTCTTATAGTGGGCACGGTCGGCGGTGTGACGGCGCTTCATCCTACTGCCAGCATGTGTTTGCGCATGATGGGAGTTGACTCGGCCAATCATTTGGCAAGAATTATCGCGGCCGTGGGATTAGTACAGAATCTTGGAGCTCTCAAGGCACTTTGCACCGAAGGCATCATCCAGGGACATATGAAATTGCATATTGATAATCTATTATTAGTTGCAGGAGCTAACGAAGATGAAATGCCTTTATTGAAGGATAAGCTGCAAAGCTGGCTATCATTAAATAAGCGCGTTAGTCTTAAAAATGCGCAGGAGCTATTGGCTGAGATCCGCAAAGGATAA
- a CDS encoding mevalonate kinase, giving the protein MKWSIPAKTFLIGEYAAVIGKSAIVLTTSPCFELRINSTEEIQGIHPESPAGKWWSRQKQAGVGLSWFDPYQGQGGLGASSAQFLGAYLASCYLQKVTPTQENLLNAYFECAWSGNGLRPSGYDVLAQSNHHCVYINREQNILDCYHWPFPDIAILLLHSGKKLATHHHLQDMTLPDAIHLLPSIVEQAKTAFEHKDSQSLIDAINTYHQRLSEMGLVAEHSCQQIRDLKADKSVLAAKGCGALGADVLLIAVAAEQLNEQKIKLANEGWTIIASTEHLYAGEALI; this is encoded by the coding sequence ATGAAATGGTCTATCCCTGCAAAAACATTTTTAATTGGAGAATATGCGGCTGTGATAGGGAAATCCGCTATTGTTCTTACAACATCGCCCTGTTTTGAGTTGAGAATTAATTCAACCGAAGAAATTCAGGGCATTCACCCTGAATCTCCTGCAGGAAAATGGTGGAGCAGACAAAAGCAGGCTGGCGTAGGGCTATCCTGGTTTGACCCTTATCAGGGACAGGGAGGTTTAGGGGCTTCAAGTGCTCAGTTTCTGGGGGCTTACCTGGCGAGCTGCTACTTACAAAAGGTTACCCCGACGCAAGAAAATCTTTTAAACGCTTATTTTGAATGCGCCTGGAGCGGCAATGGGCTTCGCCCCAGCGGCTATGATGTGCTGGCTCAGTCAAATCATCACTGCGTCTACATCAATCGTGAGCAAAATATCCTTGACTGTTACCACTGGCCATTTCCGGATATCGCCATTCTTTTACTGCACAGCGGAAAAAAACTGGCGACTCATCATCATTTACAGGATATGACTTTACCGGATGCAATTCACTTGCTGCCATCAATAGTTGAACAGGCAAAAACGGCTTTTGAACACAAAGATAGCCAGAGTCTTATCGATGCCATTAATACCTATCATCAACGTTTGTCGGAAATGGGATTAGTGGCAGAACACAGCTGTCAGCAAATCAGGGACTTAAAGGCTGATAAAAGCGTTCTCGCAGCAAAGGGCTGTGGAGCCCTTGGAGCTGATGTATTATTGATTGCAGTAGCGGCTGAGCAATTGAATGAACAGAAAATTAAACTCGCTAATGAGGGCTGGACAATTATTGCCAGTACTGAGCATTTATATGCCGGAGAGGCATTAATTTAA
- the hemC gene encoding hydroxymethylbilane synthase, translated as MKKTIRIATRQSKLALAQADIIQRRLLSRFNAEIAVEILPLITQGDLNLEKPLYEIGGKGVFIKEVEQALIDQRADIAVHSLKDITSNLAPGLVMAGFTEPEGYRDVFIPSKDIEELDKIPLNSTIATGSLRRKALLKFLRPDLKTCDIRGNVLSRLEKIKALPVCGTLLSEAGLIRLDIDYSQSQALDPTIFIPAPGQGVIGLETRKDDSFARDLCRQISDAKQVDISTAELEFLMKVGLDCRSPLGLYTQYDGSHMAMKLFLANEKIDKFLHKDRSFPYSEYKNEVHQLANEALAWISERAGDN; from the coding sequence ATGAAAAAAACAATAAGAATTGCTACAAGACAATCAAAGCTTGCATTGGCACAAGCTGACATTATCCAACGAAGACTATTATCTCGATTTAATGCTGAAATTGCAGTGGAAATCCTGCCTTTAATCACTCAGGGTGATTTGAATTTGGAAAAACCACTCTATGAAATAGGGGGTAAAGGCGTTTTTATTAAAGAAGTCGAGCAAGCATTAATCGATCAAAGAGCGGATATTGCTGTGCACAGTTTGAAAGATATAACATCAAACCTTGCTCCCGGCCTGGTTATGGCGGGATTTACTGAGCCAGAGGGCTATCGTGATGTGTTTATTCCTTCTAAGGATATAGAAGAGCTCGATAAAATTCCCTTAAATTCAACTATTGCCACTGGAAGTTTACGGCGTAAAGCCTTGCTAAAATTTCTACGGCCCGACTTAAAAACCTGTGATATTCGCGGCAATGTGCTCTCCCGGCTGGAAAAGATTAAAGCGCTGCCTGTCTGTGGAACTCTATTATCTGAAGCGGGATTGATAAGACTGGATATTGATTATTCACAAAGCCAGGCACTGGATCCAACCATTTTTATTCCTGCTCCCGGTCAAGGTGTTATCGGGCTGGAAACTCGTAAGGATGACTCCTTTGCAAGAGACCTTTGCAGACAAATCAGTGATGCTAAACAAGTGGATATCTCTACCGCCGAATTGGAATTTTTAATGAAAGTTGGGCTTGATTGCCGTTCTCCGCTTGGGCTGTACACTCAATATGACGGCAGTCATATGGCGATGAAACTGTTTTTAGCTAATGAGAAGATTGACAAATTTCTTCATAAAGATCGTTCTTTCCCTTATTCTGAATATAAAAACGAAGTGCATCAGCTGGCCAATGAAGCGCTTGCATGGATATCTGAGCGAGCAGGCGATAACTGA